Proteins encoded in a region of the Phycisphaerae bacterium genome:
- the amrS gene encoding AmmeMemoRadiSam system radical SAM enzyme, with amino-acid sequence MAVALRTLLADNTIAAAPELVRDEGEGVVRCLACAHRCRIGEGKAGVCQVRFNSAGRLRVPGGYVAGLQVDPIEKKPFYHVYPGQEALSFGMLGCDFHCSYCQNWISSQTLRDDQAVAAPRAVTAERIVELAVQHRSPVMVSTYNEPLITADWAVEVFKLARPHGIRCGFVSNGNATPEVIEFLRPWADLYKVDLKCYNDRNYHKLGGTLQAVLDTISRLKERGFWVEVVTLVVPGFNDSEQELGAIARFLVGVSPEIPWHVTAFHPDYKMTDSPRTPPSTLLRAWELGRAAGLKFVYAGNLPGSVGDGENTRCPACGGLLVKRYGFQVEANHVRAGRCPKCGTAVPGIWADGPERSSGGQSRPRSVPL; translated from the coding sequence ATGGCGGTTGCACTGAGGACACTCCTGGCGGACAACACCATTGCGGCGGCTCCGGAGCTCGTCCGCGACGAGGGCGAGGGCGTCGTTCGGTGTCTGGCCTGTGCTCACCGATGCCGTATCGGCGAGGGCAAGGCTGGTGTTTGCCAGGTGCGTTTCAACAGCGCCGGCCGACTCCGCGTGCCCGGCGGCTACGTGGCCGGTCTCCAGGTCGATCCGATCGAGAAGAAGCCGTTCTATCACGTCTACCCCGGCCAAGAGGCCTTGTCGTTCGGCATGCTCGGGTGCGACTTCCACTGCTCGTACTGCCAGAACTGGATTTCGAGTCAGACGCTGCGCGATGACCAGGCGGTGGCCGCACCCCGAGCGGTCACGGCGGAGCGGATCGTGGAACTGGCCGTTCAGCACCGTTCGCCGGTCATGGTCAGCACCTACAACGAGCCGCTGATCACCGCCGACTGGGCGGTCGAGGTATTCAAGCTCGCCCGTCCGCACGGGATTCGATGCGGATTCGTCTCCAACGGCAATGCCACGCCCGAGGTCATCGAGTTCCTTCGCCCGTGGGCGGACCTCTACAAGGTGGATCTGAAATGCTACAACGACCGCAACTACCACAAGCTGGGCGGGACCCTCCAGGCGGTGCTGGATACCATCAGCCGGCTCAAAGAGCGGGGCTTCTGGGTCGAAGTCGTCACCCTGGTCGTCCCCGGTTTCAACGACAGCGAGCAGGAACTCGGGGCCATCGCCCGTTTTCTGGTCGGGGTATCACCTGAGATTCCGTGGCATGTAACCGCGTTTCACCCCGACTACAAGATGACCGATTCGCCGCGCACGCCGCCGAGCACGTTGCTGCGGGCCTGGGAGCTGGGGCGGGCCGCGGGGCTCAAGTTCGTCTACGCCGGCAACCTGCCCGGATCGGTCGGCGACGGCGAGAACACCCGCTGCCCCGCCTGTGGCGGACTGCTGGTCAAGCGTTACGGTTTCCAGGTCGAGGCGAACCATGTTCGCGCCGGCCGATGCCCCAAGTGCGGGACGGCCGTCCCGGGCATCTGGGCCGACGGTCCGGAGCGATCCTCCGGGGGCCAGAGCCGCCCGCGATCGGTTCCGCTGTGA
- a CDS encoding radical SAM protein — MELPRRSRGDELLKPGELLALRARLRNLSRDHDLATVIACAFDHRTRMLPFIYADMHMVPAGVRAIASAMLDAGFHKTRIVLQQWNRSFRPSEMRLDGRIPDLFMVSSMQIHTTECKALIRDVCRIDPGLRPLIIAGGAKAIYEPWDVFSADPQDRWGADVAVTGEEYVLLSLLEVLLSIRARGEPLRSTFMRARDGGMLDEIPGLVYARTDLEGVPEELVDTGVQRLVGDLDELPHPVLGYSVLEPPSRKVALGAAALPTGAVRRHSRLASLVLTFGCKFACPYCPIPAYNQRQHRVKSGERIADEMVRLADTYGFRYFFGADDNFFNDRDRTLDILGTVALARRNPGGKRYRFQWGTEVTVHDALKMKDNMRLVRSAGIRALWLGVEDMTATLVKKGQSVDKTTEAFGVLRRHGICPMPMMMHHDTQPLLTRGDHPYGLLNQIRVLRKAGAISLQVLMITPATGSRTYEESYSSGLVYRSAGGRQVQVHMLDGNYVVASRHPNPWRKQLNLMIAYLYFYNPLRMAWGLVRPKSRLYLADAGMQVIGMWGLTQTIRRTLGWAARLLRGGIVRSERSPASLIPMRSPDGQAASHALPGTPGGSPVALTVSASSSRS, encoded by the coding sequence ATGGAACTTCCGCGTCGCTCGCGCGGCGACGAGTTGCTCAAGCCGGGCGAGTTGTTGGCGTTGCGCGCCCGCCTGCGGAACCTGTCCCGCGATCATGATCTGGCGACGGTGATTGCCTGCGCCTTCGACCATCGCACGCGCATGCTGCCGTTCATCTACGCCGACATGCACATGGTCCCGGCGGGGGTACGGGCCATCGCGTCGGCCATGCTCGATGCCGGCTTTCACAAGACGCGGATCGTGCTCCAGCAGTGGAACCGCAGCTTCCGCCCGTCGGAGATGCGGCTCGACGGACGGATCCCGGATCTGTTCATGGTCTCGAGCATGCAGATCCACACCACGGAGTGCAAAGCCCTGATCCGCGATGTCTGCCGAATCGATCCCGGGCTGCGCCCGCTGATCATCGCCGGCGGAGCGAAGGCCATTTACGAGCCGTGGGACGTGTTCAGCGCCGATCCCCAGGACCGCTGGGGAGCCGACGTGGCCGTCACTGGCGAGGAGTATGTACTGCTCAGCCTGTTGGAGGTGCTGCTTTCGATCAGGGCCCGGGGCGAGCCGCTGCGATCCACGTTCATGCGGGCCCGCGACGGCGGGATGCTCGACGAGATCCCGGGACTGGTCTATGCCCGCACCGATCTCGAAGGTGTGCCCGAGGAACTCGTTGACACCGGGGTGCAACGGCTGGTCGGCGATCTCGATGAACTGCCCCATCCTGTCTTGGGCTACTCGGTTCTCGAGCCCCCGAGTCGCAAGGTCGCGCTGGGCGCCGCCGCCCTGCCGACCGGCGCCGTTCGCAGGCATAGCCGGCTGGCCTCGCTGGTGCTGACCTTCGGGTGCAAGTTCGCGTGCCCGTATTGCCCGATTCCGGCCTACAACCAGCGTCAGCACCGGGTCAAGAGCGGCGAGCGGATCGCGGACGAGATGGTCCGGCTTGCCGACACCTACGGCTTCCGCTACTTCTTCGGCGCGGATGACAACTTCTTCAACGATCGCGATCGGACTCTGGACATTCTCGGCACGGTGGCCCTGGCCCGCAGGAATCCCGGCGGAAAACGATACCGATTTCAGTGGGGTACCGAGGTCACGGTTCACGACGCCCTGAAGATGAAGGACAACATGCGGCTGGTGCGCAGCGCCGGGATACGGGCCCTCTGGCTCGGCGTCGAGGACATGACCGCCACGCTGGTCAAGAAGGGCCAGAGCGTTGACAAAACCACCGAGGCCTTTGGCGTGCTTCGCAGGCACGGCATCTGCCCGATGCCGATGATGATGCACCACGACACCCAGCCGCTGCTCACCCGCGGCGATCATCCGTACGGCCTGCTCAACCAGATCCGAGTGCTTCGCAAGGCCGGGGCCATCAGCCTGCAAGTGCTGATGATCACTCCCGCGACCGGTTCAAGAACGTATGAAGAATCTTATAGTTCTGGGCTGGTCTACCGGTCGGCGGGCGGCCGGCAGGTCCAGGTGCACATGCTCGACGGCAACTACGTGGTCGCTTCGCGGCACCCGAATCCCTGGCGGAAGCAGCTCAATCTGATGATCGCCTACTTGTACTTCTACAATCCCCTGCGGATGGCATGGGGGCTGGTCCGACCCAAGAGCCGGCTCTACCTGGCCGACGCAGGCATGCAGGTCATCGGCATGTGGGGGCTGACCCAGACCATCCGCCGGACGCTGGGGTGGGCCGCGCGTCTGCTGCGCGGCGGCATCGTCCGCAGCGAGCGCAGCCCGGCCAGCCTCATTCCGATGCGAAGCCCGGACGGCCAAGCCGCCAGCCACGCGCTGCCCGGCACCCCGGGCGGCAGCCCCGTCGCTTTGACGGTCAGCGCATCGTCCTCCCGGTCCTGA
- a CDS encoding cobalamin-dependent protein (Presence of a B(12) (cobalamin)-binding domain implies dependence on cobalamin itself, in one of its several forms, or in some unusual lineages, dependence on a cobalamin-like analog.), translating to MTTVGTIDIAGSPVEARHPLGSRAKVLLTSVFGPYAQNDEYGSRVLNPMELYHNQVTRVQGPFSLRMFHRSWGIMLIQANIQAPSVVLDFPSLDRFVEEITTHRYDLIGITSIIPNILKVRKMCQLIRQYQPEATIVVGGHIANVPDLHERIDADHVVRGEGVRWMRRFLGEDESRPIRHPRIVSGIGTRSLGVTVREKPGDVAATLIPSVGCPMGCNFCSTSAMFGGKGKCVHFFETGDELFEVMCDLERDLKTRSFFVMDENFLLHRKRALRLLSLMIEHNKAWSLYVFTSANVLRSYTIEQLVSLGISWVWMGIEGKDSQYAKLSGTDTRALIRTLQENGIRVLGSTIIGLEDHTPANIDAAIEHAASHDTEFHQFMLYTPIPGTPLHAQHEAGGTLLDLDDHEWADIHGQLRFNYRHPHIRDGQETEFLIRAFERDFEVNGPSIARVVRTTLQGYRKYKNHPDRRIRSRFAYEARDLAATYAGAIWAARWWFRDRPAVAARLRATLRSLYSEFGLKARLVAPLVGRYIRRKLKQETRRLQSGWTYEPPTFYEVKNATVVPG from the coding sequence ATGACAACAGTGGGTACGATCGACATTGCCGGGAGTCCAGTGGAAGCCCGGCATCCTCTCGGATCGCGCGCCAAGGTCCTGCTGACCAGTGTTTTCGGACCTTACGCTCAGAACGACGAATACGGCAGCCGGGTTCTCAACCCGATGGAGCTGTACCACAACCAGGTCACCCGAGTCCAGGGGCCGTTTTCGCTGCGGATGTTCCATCGCTCTTGGGGCATCATGCTCATTCAGGCCAACATCCAGGCCCCGTCCGTGGTACTCGACTTCCCGAGCCTCGACCGCTTCGTCGAGGAGATTACCACCCACCGCTATGACCTGATCGGCATCACTTCCATCATTCCGAACATCCTGAAAGTCCGGAAAATGTGCCAGTTGATCCGCCAGTATCAGCCCGAGGCCACCATCGTCGTCGGCGGGCACATCGCCAACGTGCCCGACCTGCACGAGCGGATCGATGCCGACCACGTCGTGCGCGGAGAAGGCGTACGCTGGATGCGCCGCTTCCTGGGCGAAGATGAGTCCCGGCCGATTCGCCATCCGAGGATCGTCTCCGGGATCGGCACCCGGTCCCTGGGCGTCACCGTCCGGGAGAAACCCGGGGACGTCGCCGCGACGCTGATTCCTTCCGTCGGCTGTCCGATGGGCTGCAACTTCTGCTCGACGTCGGCCATGTTCGGTGGCAAAGGCAAGTGCGTGCACTTCTTCGAGACCGGCGATGAGCTCTTCGAGGTGATGTGCGACCTGGAGCGCGATCTCAAAACCCGCTCCTTCTTCGTCATGGATGAGAACTTCCTGCTGCACCGCAAGCGGGCTCTCCGCCTGCTCTCGCTGATGATCGAGCACAACAAGGCCTGGTCGCTCTACGTCTTCACCTCCGCCAACGTGCTCCGCTCGTACACCATCGAGCAGCTGGTGAGCCTGGGCATCTCCTGGGTCTGGATGGGCATCGAAGGCAAGGACTCGCAATACGCCAAGCTGAGCGGGACCGACACACGGGCACTGATCAGGACCCTGCAGGAGAACGGTATCCGCGTCCTCGGCTCGACGATCATCGGCCTTGAAGATCACACCCCGGCCAACATCGACGCGGCGATCGAGCATGCCGCCAGCCACGACACCGAGTTCCACCAGTTCATGCTGTACACGCCGATCCCGGGTACGCCGCTCCACGCCCAGCACGAGGCCGGGGGCACCCTGCTGGATCTCGATGATCACGAGTGGGCCGACATCCACGGCCAGCTCCGCTTCAACTATCGCCACCCGCACATTCGCGACGGGCAGGAGACCGAGTTCCTGATCCGGGCTTTCGAGCGCGATTTCGAGGTCAACGGCCCGAGCATTGCCCGCGTGGTCCGCACCACGCTGCAGGGCTACCGGAAATACAAAAACCACCCCGACCGGCGAATCCGTTCTCGATTCGCCTACGAGGCCCGCGACCTGGCGGCGACCTATGCCGGGGCGATCTGGGCCGCCCGCTGGTGGTTCCGCGACCGACCGGCGGTTGCGGCGCGTTTGAGAGCCACGCTCCGGAGCCTATACAGCGAGTTCGGCCTCAAGGCTCGGCTGGTCGCCCCCCTCGTCGGCCGCTACATCCGCCGCAAGCTCAAGCAAGAGACACGACGCCTCCAGTCCGGGTGGACCTACGAGCCGCCGACGTTCTACGAGGTCAAGAACGCCACCGTCGTCCCAGGCTGA
- a CDS encoding DUF4434 domain-containing protein, giving the protein MRFGLAGLCSLLWAGLHPCSSAVGEEGTALPAPRCEPVIHGVLWWVDPAAHGPKLLEILDAMDRVGMNTLWILGPQTWLMDPTAPLLDRIYAEADRRRWRVILATSGIGDWYHRWDIPALIKTEEAVIPDLARRYGRYSSFFGWYINYEIYMEWDEKSRMIRRLYNRIGELTRQATPTAKLTISPFFLADKNHVRGDFRYATPDEYGRWWSETIRQAGIDVVMLQDSGAEHCECVETSTRVAFFDAMRRAAVARGAELWGNVEMVEYRAKDWGEYGRRLRQHRASGTAYPWSFEMKRNALKLDLASRYCTDIVSWGWEFWNPALPQTAVGDSRASYAAYREYLRTLPATKPVEP; this is encoded by the coding sequence GTGCGGTTCGGTTTGGCCGGCCTATGTTCGCTGCTGTGGGCGGGGCTCCACCCGTGCTCATCCGCTGTCGGCGAGGAGGGAACCGCGCTCCCGGCGCCGCGATGTGAACCGGTGATTCACGGCGTTCTCTGGTGGGTGGATCCCGCGGCCCATGGCCCCAAGCTCCTCGAGATCCTCGATGCCATGGACCGGGTCGGCATGAACACGCTCTGGATCCTCGGGCCGCAGACTTGGCTGATGGATCCCACGGCCCCCTTGCTTGATCGCATCTATGCCGAGGCCGACCGGCGCCGGTGGCGCGTGATCTTGGCCACATCAGGAATTGGCGACTGGTACCACCGATGGGACATCCCGGCACTGATCAAGACGGAAGAGGCCGTCATCCCCGATCTGGCCCGGCGTTACGGGCGCTATTCGTCTTTCTTCGGCTGGTACATCAACTACGAGATCTACATGGAATGGGACGAGAAGTCGCGAATGATCCGACGTTTATACAATCGCATCGGCGAGCTCACGCGGCAGGCGACGCCGACAGCTAAGCTGACCATCTCGCCGTTCTTCCTGGCGGACAAGAACCACGTCCGCGGCGACTTCCGGTACGCGACCCCGGACGAGTACGGTCGCTGGTGGTCCGAGACCATCCGCCAGGCGGGCATCGACGTGGTCATGCTCCAGGATTCCGGGGCCGAGCACTGCGAATGCGTCGAGACATCGACCCGGGTGGCTTTCTTCGACGCGATGCGGAGGGCGGCTGTGGCTCGCGGGGCCGAGCTCTGGGGCAACGTTGAGATGGTCGAATACCGGGCGAAGGACTGGGGGGAATACGGTCGGCGGCTCAGGCAGCACCGGGCCAGTGGAACAGCGTATCCCTGGTCGTTCGAGATGAAGCGGAATGCCCTGAAGCTCGATTTGGCGTCGCGATACTGCACGGATATCGTGAGCTGGGGATGGGAGTTCTGGAACCCAGCCCTGCCGCAGACTGCGGTGGGCGACAGCCGGGCCAGTTACGCGGCTTACCGGGAGTATCTGAGGACGCTGCCTGCGACGAAGCCGGTCGAACCGTAG
- a CDS encoding tetratricopeptide repeat protein codes for MSQLTPLIEQHDPESLLACLDRYWPRESLLDLLSSDNGDAVKIALVCLAFVGRMADSPRVARLLHSPDPATIAYAEHALWSIWFCSGNEAQNAGLMQAVGLIGHDRFEDAIEALDVLIAKAPCFAEAYNQRAIACFLAGEYDRATEDCKQALRLNPLHFGAMAGLGHCYATCKRLGDAMGAYRAALAIHPRLEGLRQSIQCVRDCLRRDADQGDPLITSDSLFDAHTPGES; via the coding sequence GTGAGTCAGCTCACGCCGCTGATCGAACAGCACGACCCGGAATCTCTCCTCGCCTGCCTGGATCGGTACTGGCCACGTGAGTCACTGCTCGACCTGCTCTCGAGCGACAACGGTGACGCGGTGAAGATCGCCCTGGTCTGCCTTGCGTTTGTCGGCAGGATGGCGGACAGTCCCCGTGTCGCCCGCCTGCTGCACAGCCCGGATCCCGCCACCATCGCCTATGCCGAGCACGCCCTGTGGTCGATCTGGTTCTGCTCCGGGAATGAGGCCCAGAACGCCGGGCTGATGCAGGCCGTGGGACTGATCGGCCATGACCGGTTCGAGGACGCCATCGAGGCACTGGACGTGCTGATCGCCAAGGCTCCGTGCTTCGCGGAGGCGTACAACCAGCGGGCCATCGCCTGTTTTCTGGCCGGCGAATACGATCGGGCGACCGAGGACTGCAAGCAAGCCCTGCGGCTCAATCCGCTCCACTTCGGGGCCATGGCCGGGCTCGGGCACTGCTATGCTACTTGCAAGAGGCTTGGGGATGCCATGGGAGCTTACCGCGCCGCCTTGGCCATCCATCCCCGCCTCGAGGGCCTTCGTCAGTCGATCCAGTGCGTCCGCGATTGCCTGAGGCGGGATGCCGACCAGGGCGATCCGCTGATCACCTCCGACAGCCTCTTCGATGCGCATACGCCGGGCGAGTCATGA
- a CDS encoding NAD(P)/FAD-dependent oxidoreductase encodes MNQPCYDLVVLGAGVAGATCAGLAQQRGLHVTLVDPVDPGRPTPARPEWITRPVLSILDEMGVAPAAFAGKPISGAVFHNADLERTAEASETEPPAFRVDYGELNRSLVEQAVSSGARAVFGVAPGKVQVRERATLVQFGNGETIQGRFLVVASGCGTPPDAGDRSEGRWLAAHQGRTSKDGGDDRLHWALGRHGIVWWQTSEQLVVTLCASGSRENVAALLRDFLVEGREARVLPATVGDAQIITRPAPAVSALEMDSLVDKGTLRIGDAGGFVCFASLEGIYPAMWSAKLAVSVLAEAVRSAQPQDTLQDFDRLWRTAMAEYLRPPDIETPFLLPLVFSNRQMAARLAAAFWRGQRTE; translated from the coding sequence ATGAATCAACCCTGTTACGACCTTGTTGTGCTCGGGGCGGGGGTCGCGGGCGCGACCTGCGCCGGCCTGGCCCAACAGCGCGGACTCCACGTGACCTTGGTCGATCCCGTTGATCCCGGCCGGCCGACGCCCGCTCGACCCGAGTGGATTACGCGGCCGGTACTCTCGATCCTCGACGAAATGGGTGTTGCCCCCGCGGCCTTTGCCGGCAAGCCGATCTCCGGCGCCGTGTTCCACAATGCGGATCTGGAACGAACGGCCGAGGCAAGCGAGACGGAACCGCCTGCGTTCCGAGTCGACTACGGTGAATTGAATCGGTCGCTGGTCGAACAGGCCGTCAGCTCAGGCGCTCGGGCGGTGTTCGGAGTGGCGCCCGGCAAGGTGCAGGTGCGCGAGCGCGCGACGCTCGTCCAGTTCGGGAATGGCGAGACGATCCAGGGGCGTTTCCTGGTCGTGGCCAGTGGTTGTGGCACGCCGCCGGACGCCGGCGATCGTTCCGAGGGCCGCTGGCTCGCCGCGCATCAGGGGCGGACCTCGAAGGACGGGGGCGATGACCGGCTTCACTGGGCTCTCGGGCGTCACGGCATCGTGTGGTGGCAGACATCGGAGCAGCTGGTGGTCACCCTGTGTGCGTCCGGCAGCCGCGAGAATGTCGCAGCCCTGTTACGGGACTTCCTCGTCGAAGGGCGTGAGGCCCGGGTGTTGCCGGCGACGGTCGGCGATGCCCAGATCATCACGCGTCCCGCACCCGCGGTTTCAGCACTGGAAATGGACTCGCTGGTCGATAAGGGTACCTTGCGGATCGGGGATGCGGGGGGGTTCGTGTGCTTCGCCAGCCTGGAGGGCATCTACCCCGCGATGTGGTCCGCGAAGCTCGCGGTGAGTGTGCTTGCGGAGGCCGTTCGCAGCGCCCAGCCTCAAGATACGCTTCAGGATTTCGACCGGCTTTGGCGGACCGCGATGGCCGAGTATCTTCGCCCCCCGGACATCGAGACGCCGTTCCTCCTTCCGCTGGTGTTCTCAAATCGGCAGATGGCTGCGCGGCTCGCCGCAGCTTTCTGGCGAGGTCAGCGAACCGAGTAA
- the lipA gene encoding lipoyl synthase, translated as MTSLPVLPPEHHPRPQRRLPPWLRRPLPSGGQMAGTGRIVAESGVATVCQEARCPNLTECWSHRTATFMILGNRCTRHCRFCAVTTARPEPPATDEPDRLAEAVARLGLRHVVVTAVARDDLEDEGAGQFAACIRAIRGRVPEASIEVLPADLHARPECIALICDARPDVFNHNLETVQRLTPIVRPQAKYHRSLAVLRQVRERCPEMTTKSGLMVGLGESQDELRQTLADLRTVGCDLVTIGQYLQPTPKHAPIARFYEPAEFDELARVAEALGFSGVASGPFVRSSYNAAEVFDRAKR; from the coding sequence TTGACTTCCTTGCCCGTCCTGCCGCCAGAGCATCATCCTCGGCCGCAACGCCGCTTACCGCCTTGGCTCAGGCGCCCGTTGCCCAGCGGCGGCCAGATGGCCGGTACCGGACGCATCGTCGCGGAAAGCGGTGTTGCCACGGTGTGCCAGGAAGCCCGGTGCCCCAACCTCACCGAATGCTGGTCGCATCGGACCGCCACGTTCATGATTCTCGGCAACCGCTGTACACGGCATTGCCGCTTCTGCGCGGTGACGACCGCCCGTCCCGAGCCGCCGGCAACCGACGAGCCCGATCGCTTGGCCGAGGCGGTGGCCCGGCTTGGGCTGCGGCACGTCGTCGTGACCGCCGTCGCTCGCGATGACTTGGAGGATGAGGGCGCGGGCCAATTCGCGGCCTGTATTCGCGCGATTCGAGGGCGCGTTCCGGAGGCTTCGATCGAGGTTCTTCCGGCCGATCTCCACGCCCGGCCGGAGTGCATCGCCCTCATTTGCGACGCGCGCCCGGATGTCTTCAACCACAATCTGGAAACCGTCCAACGATTGACACCGATCGTGCGCCCGCAGGCAAAGTACCACCGTTCTCTCGCCGTGCTCCGCCAAGTCCGGGAGCGATGTCCGGAGATGACCACCAAGAGCGGCTTGATGGTCGGGCTGGGTGAGAGCCAAGACGAACTCCGCCAGACGCTGGCCGATCTCCGGACTGTCGGCTGCGACCTGGTCACCATCGGGCAGTATCTGCAGCCGACGCCCAAGCACGCGCCGATCGCACGCTTCTACGAGCCCGCCGAGTTCGACGAACTCGCACGAGTCGCCGAGGCTCTCGGATTCTCCGGCGTGGCCTCGGGCCCGTTCGTGCGGAGCAGCTACAACGCAGCCGAGGTCTTTGACCGGGCGAAGCGATAG
- a CDS encoding TIGR01777 family oxidoreductase: MSTSPATAAPKRVVMTGASGLVGSALSAFLAAKGQQVVPLVRRPPRPGSSEIEWDPVQGRIDLGALQGVDAIVNLAGESIAAGRWTAGRKKTILESRLQGTRLLAEAMARLEPRPQAFISASAVGYYGHRGEEQVSEDSPAGCGFLAEVCRRWEQATTAARDAGVRVVLLRLGVVLSARGGALARMLTPAKLGLGGPIGSGCQWMSWIGLTDLVRCVEHLLANDVLSGPVNAVSPHPVTNAEFTVTLGKVLGRPAILRMPAMAINLLFGEMGRELLLSSTRAEPSRLLSTGFCFTHPDLTSALRAELSI, translated from the coding sequence ATGAGCACGTCCCCTGCAACAGCGGCCCCGAAACGCGTTGTCATGACCGGTGCGAGCGGCTTGGTCGGATCGGCCTTGTCGGCCTTCCTGGCGGCCAAGGGCCAGCAGGTTGTCCCTCTGGTTCGACGTCCGCCCCGACCCGGGTCCAGCGAAATCGAGTGGGATCCGGTCCAGGGTCGCATCGACCTCGGCGCCCTTCAAGGTGTCGATGCCATCGTCAACTTGGCGGGTGAGAGCATCGCGGCTGGCCGCTGGACCGCAGGCCGGAAGAAGACCATTCTGGAGAGCCGCCTCCAGGGCACGCGACTGCTGGCCGAGGCCATGGCTCGACTCGAGCCGCGTCCGCAAGCGTTCATCTCGGCCTCGGCCGTGGGGTACTATGGACACCGGGGCGAGGAACAGGTGAGCGAGGACAGTCCCGCTGGATGCGGTTTCCTGGCCGAGGTCTGCCGCCGGTGGGAGCAAGCGACCACGGCCGCTCGCGACGCTGGCGTACGAGTGGTTCTCCTGCGCCTCGGTGTCGTCCTGTCTGCTCGCGGGGGAGCCCTGGCCCGCATGCTGACGCCCGCCAAGCTCGGTCTGGGGGGACCGATCGGCAGCGGTTGCCAGTGGATGAGCTGGATCGGACTGACGGATCTGGTTCGCTGCGTGGAGCACCTGCTCGCCAACGATGTCTTGAGCGGCCCGGTCAACGCCGTTTCGCCCCATCCGGTCACCAACGCCGAGTTCACCGTCACCCTGGGTAAGGTGCTTGGCCGCCCCGCCATCCTGCGAATGCCGGCCATGGCGATAAACCTGCTGTTCGGTGAAATGGGCCGTGAACTGCTCCTGTCAAGCACTCGCGCCGAGCCGTCGCGACTGCTGAGCACCGGCTTCTGCTTCACACATCCCGATCTGACATCCGCACTTCGAGCCGAGTTGTCCATCTGA
- a CDS encoding phosphoribosylformylglycinamidine cyclo-ligase, protein MSSLSYEQTGVNYGTLDAFKRACQKQAATTAGALGGHGLSEPTGIRGESAYLVETPTEYLAHVEEGLGTKNLVADAMLRLTGRSLYRHVGIDTVATIVNDLITIGALPISVAMHAAVGDAAWFENAARAEDLAAGFAEGCLQANAVWGGGETPALKGIVRPDTIVLAGSAIGRITPKSHRIVGDVRDGDAIILLASSGVQTNGLTLCRALADRLPEGYLARIDDGRTYGEALLDPSVIYVRFVAACQQAGIRLHYAAHVTGHGWRKLMRLEEPFVYRITETREPPPVFRFIMKVGPVDVREAFATFNMGVGFAVYVAPEQAAPCVEIAGRTGYHAWQAGEVRQQGSRKAVEIVPLGLTFEGDTLQVR, encoded by the coding sequence ATGAGTTCTCTGAGCTACGAGCAGACCGGCGTCAACTACGGCACGCTGGACGCCTTCAAGCGGGCCTGCCAGAAGCAGGCGGCTACGACGGCCGGCGCGCTGGGTGGCCACGGACTGTCCGAGCCGACCGGCATTCGCGGGGAGAGCGCCTACCTGGTCGAGACCCCAACCGAGTACTTGGCCCATGTCGAAGAAGGTCTCGGCACCAAGAATCTCGTGGCCGACGCCATGCTCAGACTCACCGGGCGGAGTCTGTATCGCCACGTGGGCATCGATACGGTAGCCACAATCGTCAATGACCTGATTACCATCGGGGCTCTGCCAATCTCCGTGGCCATGCACGCCGCCGTCGGCGACGCCGCCTGGTTCGAGAATGCCGCCCGTGCGGAGGACCTGGCGGCCGGGTTCGCCGAGGGATGCTTGCAGGCTAACGCCGTCTGGGGCGGCGGGGAGACGCCGGCGCTCAAGGGCATCGTCCGCCCCGATACCATCGTGCTGGCGGGGTCAGCCATCGGACGAATCACCCCCAAGTCCCACCGAATCGTCGGCGACGTGCGCGACGGTGACGCCATCATCCTGCTGGCCAGTTCCGGCGTACAGACCAACGGGCTGACCCTGTGCCGTGCACTGGCGGATCGGCTGCCGGAGGGTTACCTGGCTCGCATCGACGATGGCCGGACCTACGGCGAGGCCCTGCTTGACCCGTCGGTGATCTACGTGCGATTCGTGGCCGCCTGTCAGCAAGCGGGGATCCGCCTGCACTACGCCGCCCACGTGACCGGGCACGGCTGGCGCAAGCTGATGCGCTTGGAAGAGCCGTTCGTTTATCGCATCACCGAAACCCGCGAGCCGCCCCCGGTTTTCAGATTCATCATGAAGGTCGGGCCGGTGGATGTGCGCGAAGCCTTTGCCACGTTCAATATGGGCGTCGGGTTCGCGGTCTATGTCGCCCCGGAGCAGGCCGCCCCGTGCGTCGAGATCGCCGGGCGAACCGGCTACCACGCCTGGCAAGCGGGCGAAGTGCGGCAACAGGGCTCGCGCAAGGCAGTGGAGATCGTGCCCCTCGGCCTGACCTTTGAGGGAGACACGCTCCAGGTCCGGTGA